Proteins from a single region of Candidatus Zixiibacteriota bacterium:
- a CDS encoding nucleotidyltransferase family protein, protein MEAIILAGGKGTRLQPYTSDIPKPLVPIGDTPVIEILLRHLKKAGVTRVHVAVNHLAHLVIAVLGDGSSLGLEIRYAIEDTPLSTAGPLTRIADLPEQFIVANGDILTDLDIAELFQFHAARRPLATIASHVRSEKVDFGVLQTDPSGRLTGFQEKPSLQFAVSMGIYVFSREILRYIPKDRPYGFDELMIDLIARGLPVMTFPFSGYWLDIGRPADYERALRDVDTIRAFSKGSI, encoded by the coding sequence ATGGAAGCGATCATACTGGCAGGCGGAAAAGGGACGCGGCTGCAGCCGTACACGAGCGATATCCCCAAGCCGCTGGTGCCGATCGGCGACACACCGGTTATTGAGATCCTGCTGCGCCACCTGAAGAAGGCCGGCGTGACCCGCGTGCATGTTGCGGTCAATCACCTTGCGCATTTGGTCATAGCGGTCCTTGGTGACGGGAGTTCCCTGGGGCTGGAGATCCGGTATGCGATCGAAGATACGCCGCTGTCCACGGCCGGTCCTCTCACGCGAATAGCCGATTTACCGGAGCAGTTCATCGTTGCCAATGGCGACATTTTGACCGACCTGGACATCGCTGAATTGTTCCAATTCCACGCGGCCAGGCGACCATTGGCAACGATAGCCAGCCACGTTCGGTCCGAAAAGGTCGACTTCGGCGTGCTCCAGACCGACCCGTCCGGTCGCCTGACCGGTTTCCAGGAGAAACCATCTCTCCAGTTCGCGGTCTCGATGGGCATCTACGTGTTCTCACGGGAGATACTCAGATATATCCCAAAAGATCGACCGTACGGTTTCGACGAGCTTATGATCGATCTGATTGCGCGAGGTCTGCCGGTCATGACATTCCCCTTCAGCGGGTACTGGCTGGATATCGGTCGACCTGCCGACTACGAACGGGCTCTGAGAGATGTGGACACCATCCGTGCCTTTTCCAAAGGTTCAATCTGA